GAACTGTATGATGAGGAGCTAATTCTCTTGTACAAGTAATAATATTTGGCTGCTAGAGACAgtacaggaaaataaaccatATTCTATTAAATAtgtgtttttgggttttttttaaataattgtgaaaatgaaaagccaaaAGTATATTGGACTGAATCTAAAAAGCTAAATCCTGATGCTGCTGAATTCAGTAGGTTCAGTCATATGCCCTGTGTATTCATGTCTTGTTATTAAGCAGAAACAGCTGTGAGAATAAATTAGGAGTGCTCCTTTATTGCCTTTGGTTCTgtctttaatttaaatgtattgAGTCCTCGTTCATGTTTAAAGATAAGAAGTCACAATAATATAAAAGGCTTTACTAAAAGTGACAAGACAGTAATAGAAACAATTGGAATGACTTCTGTATTGCTCTGCCTGCATTCAGTATCAGCAGCCTTTCAAATGGATATTATGTACTACAGGTTACTTATATATAATCAACTAGTTTAATGTGTAAAATGGAActggctttttttggttttggcttttttttaaagattgttGCTGTTACACATCACAAAATCTTCTCACCttgtcagcagaaaaaggaTGCAGTGATCTTAAGAAAATATGGTAAGTCTGAGGCTTGTTATATGCAGTGTGTTCAGAGGTATGAAATTGGATTGTGCTGGTAATGCTGTAAGCACTGTAACAGCTGTTTGGTCTGTGTGGAGAGAGTTAATAACATCAAATATACAAAATAGTCCAGTTCAAATTATGAACAAGTTGCAGTAGCATCTCAGTTGGTAGTGGAagaagagtattttaaaaataattattagcaGCAATATGtgatctggggtttttttgtttgtttgtttgtggttttttgttttgttttgttttttcccctaaccGTATGTTTTTGTTGCAGTGACTGGGATTTACAAAGTGAGTGTTGCTTATACTCTCTTTAGGTACTTATTTTTGAAAACCGAGGAAGTTTATCATGTGAAGACACCTAAACTGTGGAAAATGATTAGAGGAAACCACAAAATGTGACTTGTCTCCAGTCTGCTTCTCATACTTTGTTTCCACTGAAGCTTCAGCTGAAATCTAGAAGCATTCTCTAAGAGCTCAGCACATATTACTGTGAGACTCACAGGAGAAGGGTTTGTGATCTTTCTTTTCCCTATGCCACCATCAAGCAAATTGAAGAAAGTTGCTCTCTGTGGGAGTTCTGCAAAATGGTTTGCTCCCATCAACTGAACCATCATCAGCCTGCTGTCTCTGTGTTAATTTTTAATGGCAGGGATCACTACAAATAGATTTGTCTACCTTTCAtctgtctcaaaaaaaaaaaaaatcaatgttttatGAATGTATTCATCACTGTGacatgctgcttttcagcagtaGAAACTCAGAGTTGTCAGCAGAAGCACCCCTGTGTACAAACTATAAACCAAGGCAAGAACTAATGGTACAGCTAACCTGGAATTGTATCTATGCAGGTTAAGAAAAGAACAGAgtagagagagggaaggaacaATCTTACACCATCTTTTGCCGAGCAGGACAGTCTGCAGGTCAGCCTGGGCTCAagaagcagagagcagggagacTGTAGTGCTTGCAATGCAAGTGAGCCTCTTGCTCTGGAGTACAGGGCACCTGTATGTGGGCTACTTGCTCAGTTTGGGTATCTTTGGGCTTGTTTGCATGACAGTAAAATCCTTTAGTGGTGGGGAGGTTGCTGTGATAGTGATTGGGAAGCCACATAAAATGCACACAAGTAATACATTACTTTTATCTTAGTCTGCACAGCTAAATGCCCTATGGGGGTGAAATTTTGGAAGATAATTGCTCTTTTAAACACCAGACTGTCTTAAGCAATTTCCCAGAAAATATGGAGTAGCTCATGCCTGAGAGTGAGAAGACTGCAGGAAATCAGCAgggacaaaaaaatcccccaaatctaATGAGTGAGAGTGAATCTGTCAAATAATGCAGGTCCAGGAAAGGGTTAGTTATGGGTGTAAAGGAGATTGTTCAATAGGCTGTGATTTGGCAATTGCCTTTAAATCAAAGCACTCAAATGTCACTCAGAGCTGAGAACTGCTATTGTAAGCAAGGTAACTTTCTCTATGAGCTTGATGCATGCTTCCAGTCTGCAGGAATGGCTGCACTCAGCTTCCTGGGAAAACACAGCTCCATGGTCAGCTCTCTGCTCGAAGTGACAGTGGCTGAGAGCTCCTCAAATGCTGGCTGAAGGGAGCAGGCCATCTGCATTGCTCTGTTTGCCTGTTCCCTGCTGTGTCCTTTCCCTGGGTGCTTCAGCTTCTCATTGGCACACAAGCACTACCTGGAGCTGTTTGCTGGCATGGAATTATTTGTTTGAACACATCTGATTTTTAATCTCCTCATCAGAAGATGTGCATAGGAGGGTACTACATCAATTACTTCAGTTATCAATGAGTGGCTGTTCCCTGGTTAAGGAAAGTAATGGTTTTGATTTCTTGCATATTTCTGTGATTCCACGATATTCTAGAAAGTGTGGATTCTATTCTATCCAGCAGCTAGGTGAAGGAAAATGCATCTGAAAAAGAGCACTGAGAAGTGACTCCAGTTCTAACAGAGACTGATGTGTCTTGGCTGttgtcagtgtgcagctgggaggaaaaaaaaaggtaagcaTAAAAGCATCTGAAGTCTTAATAACTCTCAGAAAAATGAGCAATGTGCAAAAGATTTTTCCTCAGCAAGGCAAACCCTATCATACCTGCAGATGATGTTATCCCAAAGTAAATTAATGAAATGGTGACATTCAGGGAAGGAACAACTGACAGCTTTGTACACATCTTCAAGCATGGAAATTAGTGATATTTTTTGGCAAACTTACTTGAAACAAGGATGATAAATAAAACCATAGTAGACTGACAGAGAGAGCCCACTTACAAGTTGTTTACTGAAATGAAGATACAGCTGAAAGTAATTACTTGTTTCCCAGAGGTATAAGTGATAGTGCTTTGTACAAGAAATAATACTTGGTTATTTCAGTTGGAATGTAAAATAGGATAGAAAGGTTTCCTCTTTCTGAAGTTAGATGCTGGGTATTTTCACCTCCTTTCAGAAAAGTATGTGTTTATGAATgtaatatatataacatatgCAGTCAACCATCTCTATGCCACTGGCAATTAGGAAGTGAGGCAATGTCCAATATTGTTTTCTATTAACAGCCAGGATCTCGCTGTACAGATTCTGATTAAAAGCCTGACTTTGCGGCATGTAAGATTAAAAATACTCCTTTAAAACAATGTATTTCTGAAGATGATCCTCTCCTGGCTACAAAATCATCTTGAGACACTTGGAGGCAGGGCTGCTTGATCTTGACATTTTAGTTGTGTGCAAACTGTAGTAAAATTAGAATTGCATTCAGTCCTAGCTACTTGCTGAAGAACATTTGTTTTCTATGTCCTCTcttccaggctgggaaatgcGGGAAGGCAGCCTGGCAGCTTTGGCAGAGGTTGCTTCAGTGCCATCTTTTCCTAACATGGGTTTGCAGTCAGCCCCTTGTAAGCAGCCTCTCTTGCCTTGCCACAGGCTATGGAAAAGGAGCCattgcttttttggttttcctctgcTTAAAGACAAGGCTGCTTCTTACCTGTGCCAGTTCAAGtactgacttttttcttttcttcctccttcagtACAGTGGGGTGATTCACAAAATCTTCAGAAAGATAGCATTATACACAGTTTATAGTACAAAGTGGGGAGGAAAAAGGTCAGATGAATGCGCATGAAGGAGATTTCTCCTGTGTCCTttggaggagaagcagaaagattGGGAATGGTATCTATGCACAGTAGGTGTCTGCCTTGACTACCTGACAATACATGGTCATTGCAAAGGTGAGTCCGAGAAtctaagagaaaagaaacaacaaacagTCATTTTTCAGTaagtaaaaaaaccctatttattgaaacaacaagaaaaaaaaggagaaaagcatttACACCACTTTTGTTCACACACAGGAGGACATGTCAGTGCTTTTCCTGTCTGTTCATGTCCTTTTTCTATTCCTAGTCTGTCTGCCTTTTGTCCTTATCCATATTGCTGTCTTACGGAATGAACAGTGAGAGCAGGGGAGAGTTGATTTCTCCATCAGCACCAGATACTGGGAAGAggtatattgaaaaaaatttggatgccttttgcttgaaaatattttacagtagCAATCCACAGCTATGTGGGTACTCTGTGGGTGTCCCTGTAGCTGTTGTTTTGAAAGACATTGGGTTAATCCCTGGCCCTGTGGATGCTGTGGTTTACTTGACTGTACTTTACTTTTCCAAGTGTATGTGTGCACAGGTCCCTGTGGGGGAATCACTGGAGACTGAATATGCATTAATCATGGCCATCAATGCCTCATCAACAATGGATGTGTTTTTCTACTCAGCCTAttcaaaagaagcagcagggaggtgggggctcttctcccagctaaGCACTGACCTGTTGTGCTGCCTCTGGGGGATTACTTCATCAAAAGGGAATGGGGGAGAGAGTcttattttccttccagctgAAGTACCTATATGAATGTACTAAGTGCTTGTTACTTTCCCTTTCCAACACCACTGTAAGAGTTGTCACTGAAATGAAGGTCTGCCAGGTAGAAAATTTTAGGGTATGAATTCTGTTTTAAGCACTTAATTTGACCACTTCAAATTTAGTCTTGACATGAGTAATAGTTCCTGTTAATGAGTACTTTGAAAGAATATatgaatacacacacacacaattatATTTATGAATAAAAAATGGTTATAAAGTTGTTAATCTTTCTCAAGTCTCACTCTTCTGCATTAACATCAGATTATTAGGTTTTGGTGTGCTGTTTATAGCAAGCACTGGCCTTTTGGAAGTATCCACCTTCGGGTACAGGTACGTAATGAAACAGTGGTGGCTAAACTTGGTTTATATTTTCAAGCATGCACAACTGAGAAAGATTCTTCTATTGCATGTGCTGTTATGTCCTTCAAATTATGTCACTGTATGATTCTCTAAGATGCTTAACATGGAAAAACTGCCACATGCTATGGGCCAGAACACAActgaaacagcagcaagagAGGGGGCCCAGTTCATTTTAGGTGACAGTACACAGAAACTTCTGTCATCAGGTAGATTCAATCACACCAGGCAGCTGGAAGGCAGACTGAAAATCTGTTGTCTTCTGAGGTCTTTTCCCTGCATTGCATAGCATTTACTAGGAAtatgaatttgcatttttaaattgtctGAAGTGCTTCCTCCCATGCAAACTAGCAATGTCTTTCTGTCAGAAAGATAGCATTGTCTTGGAAATGTAATATATTTAGGGTATTTATGAGAAGGACTCTGACCATGGGCTGCTGGGGATTTTTAGTGTATCCTTTAAAGATACCCTAAATGCTGAATGGATGCTCAAaagctggtttggttttttaatcaTAGTAATATATTAACAAGAGTCATAAATTGCCTGTCTGCCATATgatcttctgctttttcctctaaGCATATCTGCTTATTATACTggaacaaaccccaaaactctaTTGAATTTGGGCCTGTGAAACGTCAGGCATTTGCATTAATAAGTTGCAGCCAATAAATGACATATCAAAGACTTAGCTATGTGACATTCTGCCTAATCTGTCATTATTGGGAATGTGAGTGGAATACTGatctctctcctgctgctgctagTGGCATAccaggcaaattaaaaaaaaaaaaaaaaaaaaaaaaaaaaaaaaaaccaaacaaaaaaacccaaacaaccagACCAAACAACCATGAGTTAATTGTTAATTTGCAGTTACATGGTGTAAATTAGCTTAGCAATGCCATCCTTTGTGTTTGCATGTTGAGTGTGAGAGAGGGACAGCTGGAAACTAAAGCTAGATCTTCACTGAATTTAGGAAAGGGATTTTGAACCAGCCTGAGCTCCAGCACAACTTTAACCTGTCCTACTGGTGCTTAGACTGGCACAACCACAGCAGGCTGTGGTTGGCACAGGCACATAAGAGACACAGTGGTGGACAACAGATTCTTCTCTGACCAAAGTCACAGTGGAAACGGCTGCAACTCAAAAATCTGATAGGCAAGTCTATGCCAATCATAGTAAGGGAGCATAGGTTTATGGCAGGGTTGACTAATGGGTACCCCATCCTGATTTGTAATATACCCTGGCCCTGAGGGATGAGGTTGAAGACTTAAGCTGCCTCTAGACTATGCTGAAGTTGGCTAAGCCCCCTCTGGAGAATAACTGGACAAATACAGGCACCATAAAGGGAGTTCATCCTACCCTGATTGGGTGTCTGGAGTCCAGTCTCCCCTCCCAAGTACAGTTTCAGTCTTAGATAAACCATTTGATATAGTGCCAGCTCTTTGCAGTGCATCATAAAACACTGTGCAGCATTCCTAGTTCTGTGTGTTGTACACAGTATTTgaactaaaataaaacttgaagTACTTAATAATTTTGCATGATGGTAGAGGAAAAGTCTGCAGGATTTAAAACCTGCTTGAGCAGAGTATATATCTGAATCTGAGGTTACTTACTTAGTTACAATTAGTTAGGATTTGAAAATTGATATTCAACTGTACCTGCACCATAGCTGTGCACAATCCAAAGATTCCCACTGCCAGTAAGTTTTCCTGGAGCCATACTTTCACAGTTTCATAGCAaggctaaaaagaaaaacaaaccaagaataTTGTATTGGCCATAAATATAGCTCTACTCTCCCAGGAATATacagtcagagaaaaaaaatggatctGACCTAGCTGCTAGGTAGCCTGGATTATCATTTCAGTGCTGGAGCAACTACAATGTGTTTTTGGGTTGAAGCTTGAATGTGGAGTACTAATCCCAGTGACCCAAAAAAGTGCACCTCCAAAATGCTGCATGAGCACTGCTCCATATAAATTCAGCCAGTAACTAAAAATAGTGTGCtgcttttggctgggatagtgttaattttcttcacagtggtgggtatggggctgtgttttggatttgtcctgaacacagggttgataatcTGGAGATATTTTTGTTATCATTGAGCAGGGGTTACACAGAGCATGGTTTTTTGGTTTCCCTATtgaactgtctttatctcaacccactCATTTCTCACTttacttttctgcttctccccCTGATCCCACTGGTGGGAAAATAAGCAGGTAGCTGTGTGAGGCTTAGtagccagctggggttaaactaCCACAAATAAACAAGCACTGGGTTTGGGTCCTCTTTGCCCTCTAAAACCCAACCAGAAGCAGTTAGAACCTTACAATGAGGCCTTCATTTTCTCCACGTTACAGGGAAGTAAACATTTCTTATAATACATAGAGACACATGAAACCAAACAGTCCCAGTGCAAGTGGCTCAgtagctgctcctgctgcacaaGGGCCCATTTCATACCATTTTCCATCATTTCAAACTGCGGTATGGGCACTCttccattattttcttcatgctttGAATTCTGCAGTAGCTGCCACCCTGTTTTACTAGTCCAGTTTTGGGGAGGTGGAATTGGCCCAAGTGAAAcctttctttaaataataatgTTTGTAAGACAACCTTGTGCAAAAACAGGGGCCCCCTGTCTTGTAAATGTTCATGGCCAAGAATCATTCAGCCTTCAGTAAGGGGTTTTTACATATGTATAAAGGAAGAACTGTTAATGCCCATCAGAAGCCAGAGGGTTAACCTGCATTGATTATCTTACTACCCTGAATAAAAGAGAAGAACTTTTCAgtccttaaattaaaaaaattacctggAGCTACTCAAGAAGTATAAGGAAGCTGTGTTTGATGTGAACTCAGCCTCTGTGAGTACCAATCCATGCATATGAAATCTCAATAGAAAGTGGCCAGGAGAGCTTTACTCATTGTCTTCCCAAACCATTAAAACCAGCAGAACTTAGTTATAATTCCACTTCATCAGGTGGCCTTACTCCACACCCCTCCTGTGTAATTGCACTACCTGTAATTAGCATAAAGAATTGCTGAGCTAATTTCAGAGACATATTTAGGCTCTGACTATCTGTTCCAGAAAGATCTTGCTGAGGCCATTGTAGGGAAATTATCCCATGGAGTTTTGAATTTGATTACAGGCAAGTGCAGAAActcaatacaaaaaaaaaaaaaatgctgctggcAAATCAGCGCAACAGTTCCCACTCTTCTGTGCAGTGGAGGCCCCTGAACAAGAGCTCCTGGTGGGAGAAGAGTGCTCAAGACCCTTATTGTCCTCTTGCCTCAGGCCTGCCTGGGATGTGATAAgctacagctgctgctccagggcaggtGTGTGCATGAACCATTTGCCTTTATTGCTACCTGACCCCAGTAGGTGGGACACTAAAAAGGACATTCCTGCCATGTCCTAGCTTGATGTCACTAGTCTGTGCTGCAGATCAGTGTTGGAATGGACCTCTCTGCAGCGTGAAACAACAACTTAGAGCCTACTGAAAGGAAACCAGCtcataaaaataactaaatagGGGGTTTCACTGGGGGGTCAAAGGCCACAGCTAAACAGGAGCATTCTGAAAGCACCTGATGAAAGGTGAATTAGGATAGAATGAAGTGCACAGCTTATCAtctgtgcagccctgcagaTGACTACTGCCTGCCCTTCACCTGGGCTGTAAGGTagctgctgtcctgtgctgcagagctacTCACCGCTTTCCACCAGGTCCCTGGGGAATGGAGCCCACAATTCTCACTGAATTCTAAGCAGCAGGAGTCTGGCACCCGGGTTGTGTTGTACACTTCGAACCAGTCCGTGTAGTTGGAGACTCCACAGCATCTGAACTGGAAAAAGATGAACCGAGGTGATACCATAAGTGTGATCTGTCACTAACTTCTGCCTGTTCTGACTTGCCTCCTGGAGCCTGACATTCAGTGCATTTTGATTATACCAGCAGAggctttaaattttaaaggaatacTTTAAATACTTAAAGGAGTACTTCCCCAGCTTTACCCAAACCGACCCTGTTCTCCACTCTTCTGTATTAGTTTTAAATATGGCCTTGTATGCAGCTAATGTTGATGCAAGAAGCAAAGGCCCCTATTTGCAGTGGGAAGATACTGCAGGTGCTGAAACTGGACAACCTCAGACAAATACTGAGATTGAGTTATTGACTGACCAGCATTATAACAGTTGTTTGCAGCTTGTCAAGAAAAAGGATACAGGTACAGCACCCAGGAGATGAAGACACTGGGATCTCTACAGCACACTACTTCTGAGATCACGCTTGGAGTAAACAAGGCGAATGAAGAGTAAGCTGTTAATTACTAATCACCTTTGAAAGTCTTTGCCAGTCAGCAAAAGGTatatttcctcctcttctctctgtgGTGCAGTTCTTTAATGTCATCATCTAATACTGCTCTAATAGTTGTGTGCTCTGATAGTTAAGTGTCTGCCTACAGTGACACAGTGTGTGCAGAGATCACAACACTGTGAAATTGGAAGGTCTGTTTGACTTTGGTAGTGGGATGAAAGGTACAGAAACACACAATGGTAGAGGGAATGGCTCTGTGGCCATCTTCCCCTTGGGAACTCGTATATTCCTGTGATAGGAAGTAAGCTAGGACTCATTACCATATAGATGTATACACCATCTGTCGCTCTTATGCAAAAGCATGAATTTGTTGGGATTTAGACACTTCAGCACCAATGAGTAAAACAAGACAACACTGGGCTGCAGAACTGCTCTCTGCTATTCACAGTACCTCACACTTTTTCGGGGCTATGCCAGCCACCTACCTAGTCCCAAAATTACTTGCCAagatcttatttttttaaatgtgattttagATAAGCCTGAAGAGTATTTTTCGCATCCCTGTAGAGACCAGTTTTCTTGTTTCTGGGAGACTCATAATCATGCAGGTATCTGCATCACCAGGGCCAAAGATCTAATTGAGATCCTGATGTTTACACTGGCATGAGGGagagttttcctttgttttctaaCTTGTAGAGTTCAGGCTGTAGTAGAGTTCTAGTGTTCAGGTCTTGTTGCACACACAAAATGTGCCACTCCAGACCTATAGAGGGCAGAGGTGTCACATGCTGCCTCATGCATCTTATGATGCTTCAAGCACTCAGAAAGTACTCCTTGATAGAGATATTTCAATGCTCACAGCagagtttttcttctgtcaaGGAGAAGTCAGAAAACTTTCCTGGACTAACATCTATCCTTCCTAGTTTCTGCTCCGAATTTTGATTTGGTCTGTGGCAGGACTCAATCCTCCACTTGcaaatgtttgatttttaagtTTACAGGCTTCATTTTCTACAAACTGACATGAAACTAGAAAAAAagtttgtgcttttcttttttttcctctatgttCCTGCACAGAAAACAGGATGTCCATGTATAACAGGTCCCAAAAGCGAGTAGGAGCAGCCTGGAATACATGGCATGCATTTGAGGAAGGCTGGTTTATTTGGAAATCTAGCAAGAAGAAGGTCTTGCAGGCTGTCATCATTAGAGTCAGGAGGCAGCTCTTTGATAGACAGCAAGAAGTGACAGCTTGTAAACAGCGAGCCTTAGAAGTGTGGCTCATCTGTGATGTAGAGTGTGCAGCGGTAAAGGCTGAGACATTTGAGTGATGTTCTGGCCAAACACAAGTGACACAAGTTTGCATAAATCAGAACTAGACTCCTTCTTCCCATAATAATGCATGGCTGACGGTGTCAGTCTGACAGACTAAGGAGATGAAGATGAAGCACAGGTTTTGTAGCCAAGTGTTCACTAACAGGTTGAGGACAGCTGCTCCTATGGGGCCTGCGAAGCAGGAGGTGGCTAGGCCATGAGCTAGGATTGGGActccaaagaataaaaattcctGGTAAACCACAAGGTGAGAATAGGAAGGGATGCAGTTGCAAGGATGAGCTGCAGTTGGACACAAACTGCTTGCCCACAGAGATTCTCTGTAcaagagcacagcagacacagcAATGGAAGAATGGGCTAAGAGAAGTTCAAGGTATAAATAAAGGACATAACACAGGATCAATGGTCTTGGGACTGGAAGAAATAATGTCTGTAACTATAAATGGAAGAAATATCTTTGGAAGACAAAGGAAGGATGAGCAATGGGATTAAGCAGCGGATGATCCATAGTCCTAATCAAGAGGAGGTGATGAATACAGCAGAGTTCTAACACCACAGAGACCTGAGAGTGCAGAAGCAAGGGAAGGAGCACTGCTCAGTGAAGGCCAAGTCCTGTGACTGGCATCTCTAGGGAGCAGGGGCATTGATCCATGCTCTAAGATGCAGGAACGAGGAAACAAGCAGCAACGAGATTGAATTGGTCACCAGTTCAGATCCAGCAAAGCGGTCCACTAGAAGCCAGAAAGGCAGGTAAGCTGAGACTCAATAAACTCAGAGACTTCACTATGGATGTCCAAGTAGAAAAGAGAGAGTGCAGGAGTGATTT
The window above is part of the Vidua macroura isolate BioBank_ID:100142 chromosome 6, ASM2450914v1, whole genome shotgun sequence genome. Proteins encoded here:
- the TSPAN4 gene encoding tetraspanin-4 isoform X14, yielding MIIGFVGCIGAIKENKCFLLSFFIMLLIIFLLELTVVILFFVYTDKIDKYAQRDLKKGLHLYGTDGNIGLTNAWSIIQTDFRCCGVSNYTDWFEVYNTTRVPDSCCLEFSENCGLHSPGTWWKAPCYETVKVWLQENLLAVGIFGLCTAMVQILGLTFAMTMYCQVVKADTYCA
- the TSPAN4 gene encoding tetraspanin-4 isoform X17, whose translation is MAHNCLQCIKYLMFVFNLLFWFFIMLLIIFLLELTVVILFFVYTDKIDKYAQRDLKKGLHLYGTDGNIGLTNAWSIIQTDFRCCGVSNYTDWFEVYNTTRVPDSCCLEFSENCGLHSPGTWWKAPCYETVKVWLQENLLAVGIFGLCTAMVQILGLTFAMTMYCQVVKADTYCA